One Methylosarcina fibrata AML-C10 DNA segment encodes these proteins:
- the glgA gene encoding glycogen synthase GlgA: MKKILFVTSEAHPLIKTGGLADVSGSLPKALAELEQDIRLIVPKYQALNTHGEDIRYVCSLRIDNRNINILETRLPDSKVTVWLVDYPAYFNFPGNPYVDEEGSPWPNNAERFALFCRVAVEVAMDRINQHWKPDIVHCNDWQSGLVPALLSLEFGPPATVFTIHNMAYQGLFPIAAATALNLPGQLVHPEGLEFHNMLSFIKGGLVYSDHITTVSPTYAMEIQTPDFGYGLEGLLAYRKEILSGILNGIDTDQWNPETDPLIARNYKSVSLLEKQYNKSELQRRMELPVNDHIPLFGVIGRLVEQKGIDMILDCLPDMVSMPMQFVLLGSGDKGFENKLKNFSHLYPDKIAVTLGYNESLAHLIEAGADVFLMPSRFEPCGLNQMYSQRYGTIPIVRKTGGLADTVVDSLPHTLTDSTATGIVFNEASASALMEAIKRTLILYHNHEAWKKMQVNGMQKDFSWQQSARHYLDLYQNL, encoded by the coding sequence ATGAAAAAAATACTTTTCGTCACCAGCGAAGCCCATCCCCTGATTAAAACCGGAGGACTGGCCGACGTTTCCGGCAGCCTGCCCAAGGCCCTGGCCGAACTGGAGCAGGACATCCGGCTGATCGTTCCGAAATACCAGGCGCTCAATACGCACGGGGAAGACATACGCTATGTCTGCTCCCTGCGCATCGACAATCGGAATATCAATATCCTGGAAACCCGCCTGCCCGACAGCAAGGTCACCGTCTGGCTGGTCGATTATCCGGCCTATTTCAATTTTCCCGGCAATCCGTACGTCGATGAGGAAGGCAGCCCCTGGCCCAATAATGCGGAGCGTTTTGCGCTTTTCTGCCGGGTCGCCGTCGAAGTCGCGATGGACCGGATCAATCAGCACTGGAAGCCGGACATCGTTCATTGCAACGATTGGCAAAGCGGCCTGGTGCCCGCGCTGCTCTCGCTGGAATTCGGTCCGCCCGCCACGGTTTTCACGATTCACAACATGGCGTATCAGGGCCTGTTCCCGATCGCTGCGGCAACGGCGCTGAATCTGCCGGGCCAACTGGTTCATCCGGAGGGGCTGGAGTTCCATAATATGTTGTCTTTCATCAAAGGCGGCCTGGTCTACAGCGATCACATCACCACCGTCAGTCCCACTTACGCCATGGAAATCCAGACGCCGGATTTCGGTTACGGACTGGAAGGCTTGCTGGCCTATCGCAAAGAGATCCTGAGCGGCATTCTTAACGGCATCGATACCGACCAGTGGAATCCGGAAACGGATCCGCTGATCGCCCGGAATTACAAGTCGGTATCGCTTCTCGAGAAACAGTACAACAAATCCGAACTGCAAAGGCGGATGGAACTGCCGGTTAACGACCACATTCCTTTATTCGGAGTGATCGGACGGCTGGTCGAACAAAAAGGCATCGACATGATTCTGGACTGCCTGCCCGACATGGTGTCGATGCCCATGCAATTCGTCCTGCTCGGCAGCGGCGACAAAGGGTTTGAAAACAAACTGAAAAATTTCTCCCATTTGTATCCCGATAAAATCGCGGTTACCCTCGGCTACAACGAATCGTTGGCCCATCTGATCGAAGCCGGCGCCGACGTTTTTCTGATGCCGTCGCGGTTCGAGCCGTGCGGCTTGAATCAAATGTACAGCCAGCGCTACGGCACCATTCCCATCGTTCGAAAAACCGGGGGACTGGCGGACACCGTCGTCGACAGCCTGCCTCACACGCTTACGGACAGTACGGCGACGGGCATCGTCTTTAACGAAGCCAGCGCCAGCGCGTTAATGGAAGCAATCAAACGGACCCTGATCCTGTATCACAATCACGAGGCCTGGAAAAAAATGCAGGTGAACGGCATGCAGAAAGATTTTTCCTGGCAGCAAAGCGCCCGGCATTATCTGGACTTGTACCAAAACCTTTAA
- a CDS encoding endonuclease/exonuclease/phosphatase family protein, giving the protein MDKIQLIYVKNVITRKKRGVRQLLSFFMLLENLSPHKEVDVLWAGEDGIWHTLAAAYHSACEPGREYWRAETELQPTSDHSLPGNIQFALRYRTLGKEYWDNNLGRNHSSEADSGIEAFDHRRVLNIDFSDRLDERRKYVPVCVAVDRSLHAEKVTVHWTTDNWRHTRKTACHFKRNYWDKEFQSNARNPNQYGVELWKGWVKIADAFRLQYSISCESRGQILWDNNHGRNYSASRRPLNVMILNLHCYQEENQEFKFNQIAKAINELDVDIACFQEVAELWNDGNGDWQSNSARIINELLEQPYHLYTDWSHLGFNRYREGVAILSRYPMTKQESRYVSDSHDVYDIHARKVVMAQIHLPYMGTVNVFSAHLSWWEDGFAEQFHRLRRWAAERHRGHLAGTLLCGDFNVTAGSEGYHLVVDTHEYDDQFLAANAQGVFEKIFRVNDSHWQNHLADDYRIDYIFLNKASDLSVTSGRVLFTDEDYGRVSDHCGYLMTFVPKV; this is encoded by the coding sequence ATGGACAAAATCCAGTTGATTTATGTAAAAAACGTCATTACCCGAAAAAAAAGAGGCGTCCGACAACTCCTGTCGTTTTTCATGCTTCTGGAAAACCTGAGTCCTCACAAAGAGGTCGACGTGCTCTGGGCGGGAGAGGATGGCATATGGCACACCCTGGCGGCCGCTTACCACAGCGCCTGCGAACCCGGCCGGGAATACTGGCGGGCGGAAACCGAACTGCAACCGACAAGCGACCACTCTCTGCCCGGAAATATTCAGTTCGCCCTGAGGTACCGGACGTTAGGAAAGGAATACTGGGATAATAACCTCGGAAGAAATCATTCCAGCGAAGCCGATTCGGGCATCGAAGCCTTCGATCATCGCCGGGTGCTCAACATCGACTTCAGCGACCGCCTGGACGAGCGCCGGAAATACGTTCCGGTCTGCGTTGCGGTCGATCGTTCGCTGCATGCGGAAAAGGTCACCGTCCACTGGACCACGGACAATTGGCGGCACACCCGAAAAACGGCCTGCCATTTCAAAAGAAACTATTGGGACAAAGAGTTCCAGAGCAACGCCCGGAATCCCAACCAGTATGGGGTCGAGCTCTGGAAAGGCTGGGTCAAAATCGCCGATGCCTTTCGCCTTCAGTACAGCATTTCCTGCGAAAGCCGAGGGCAGATCCTGTGGGACAACAATCACGGCCGGAATTACTCGGCCAGCCGCAGGCCGCTCAACGTGATGATTCTCAATCTTCATTGTTACCAGGAAGAAAATCAGGAATTCAAGTTCAACCAGATCGCCAAGGCCATCAACGAACTCGACGTCGATATCGCCTGTTTCCAGGAAGTCGCCGAGCTATGGAACGACGGCAACGGCGACTGGCAATCCAACTCGGCGAGAATCATCAACGAGCTCCTCGAGCAGCCCTATCACCTTTACACCGACTGGTCGCATCTGGGCTTCAACCGGTACCGGGAAGGCGTCGCCATCCTGAGCCGCTATCCGATGACGAAACAGGAATCGCGCTATGTATCGGACAGCCACGACGTCTACGACATTCATGCAAGAAAAGTCGTCATGGCGCAAATCCACCTGCCTTACATGGGCACCGTGAACGTCTTCTCGGCGCACCTGAGCTGGTGGGAAGACGGGTTTGCCGAACAGTTCCACCGCTTGCGCCGATGGGCGGCCGAAAGGCATCGCGGCCATCTGGCCGGCACCCTGCTCTGCGGCGATTTTAATGTCACCGCCGGCTCGGAAGGCTACCATCTGGTGGTGGACACGCATGAATACGACGATCAATTTCTGGCGGCCAATGCTCAGGGCGTGTTCGAAAAAATTTTCCGCGTCAACGATTCCCACTGGCAAAACCATCTGGCCGACGATTATCGCATCGATTATATTTTTTTGAATAAAGCCAGCGATCTATCCGTCACTTCGGGCCGTGTTCTGTTTACCGACGAGGATTACGGCCGGGTCTCGGATCACTGCGGCTATTTGATGACGTTCGTACCCAAAGTCTGA
- a CDS encoding phospholipase D-like domain-containing protein yields the protein MTFAEHHAMPTHGNLGGFFSRINDFKDKFYIRWGKIDFDVHFGVQANVKVVLKVYRDEIRETYIVDTDPYDVQWDRHKRRTRDFYIHPHSAQFGKINCIKFSFIVHLDEHSIPSHNDYIFMDWYQLQDDQPQYRSISSDWATPNGYRTHELNAAELQSDVDWYNHHLESLRLTPKFTKGLLYHPYHPKRFIHDHIDKVIRSKYENPARFCTIKVSVDCIDDADFVSHLIHAHHQGVCVQCIVDWRKMTLTNSHNYARLKRSGIELLGVFCTPKHHLIEVEPDMHTKFVIFNDEDCILGSFNITFDRWWANWESGMTFHSKGICRLLDNIFQSQRGGVNQKYGIDPLSPFNLLYTFGRHVMLSGGYYRPHHAILAEIHRARHSLKLCLFLIGDLVGDHHDSVVDALIHARNRGVHVHILFNGHLARQGRVGVERSMADELNRPLLPAVQRLKSAGIPVGLVYGQDDHPVPYSPIHSKYCVIDDSIVIEGSFNWYNTSVFSHDLVVVVNSRDVAQPYLFEFEQIQRSFRVFY from the coding sequence ATGACGTTTGCTGAACATCACGCCATGCCGACTCATGGCAATCTGGGCGGCTTTTTTTCCCGGATCAACGACTTTAAGGATAAATTCTACATTCGCTGGGGAAAAATCGACTTTGACGTTCATTTCGGCGTCCAGGCCAACGTCAAAGTCGTGCTGAAAGTGTACCGCGACGAAATCCGGGAAACCTACATCGTCGACACCGATCCTTACGATGTCCAGTGGGATCGGCACAAGCGGCGCACCCGGGATTTTTACATCCATCCGCATTCGGCCCAATTCGGCAAGATCAACTGCATCAAGTTTTCCTTCATCGTGCATCTGGACGAGCATTCGATACCTTCCCATAACGATTACATCTTCATGGACTGGTACCAACTGCAGGACGATCAGCCGCAATACCGGAGCATTAGCTCGGACTGGGCTACGCCCAACGGCTACCGGACTCACGAGCTCAATGCGGCCGAACTGCAAAGCGACGTCGACTGGTACAACCATCATCTCGAGTCGCTGAGGCTGACTCCCAAATTCACCAAAGGACTTCTGTATCATCCCTATCATCCCAAGCGGTTCATTCACGATCACATCGACAAGGTGATTCGCAGCAAATATGAAAACCCTGCGCGTTTCTGCACGATCAAGGTCAGCGTCGACTGCATCGACGATGCGGATTTCGTTTCCCATCTGATTCATGCCCATCATCAGGGGGTGTGCGTCCAGTGCATCGTCGACTGGCGCAAGATGACCCTGACCAACAGCCACAACTACGCCCGGCTGAAACGTTCCGGCATCGAGCTGCTCGGCGTGTTCTGCACGCCCAAGCACCATCTGATCGAAGTCGAACCGGACATGCACACCAAATTCGTCATCTTCAACGACGAAGACTGCATACTCGGCTCGTTCAACATCACTTTCGACCGTTGGTGGGCCAACTGGGAGTCGGGCATGACCTTCCACTCCAAAGGCATCTGCCGGCTGCTGGACAACATCTTTCAGAGCCAGCGCGGCGGCGTCAACCAGAAATACGGCATCGATCCGTTAAGCCCTTTCAATCTGCTCTATACCTTCGGCCGGCACGTCATGCTGAGCGGCGGGTATTACCGCCCGCACCATGCCATCCTCGCCGAAATTCATCGCGCCCGGCATTCGCTCAAGCTCTGCCTGTTTCTGATCGGCGATCTGGTCGGCGATCATCACGACAGCGTCGTCGACGCCCTCATTCATGCGCGGAACCGTGGCGTCCACGTCCACATTCTTTTCAACGGCCATCTGGCGCGGCAGGGCCGCGTCGGCGTCGAGCGTTCGATGGCCGACGAGCTGAACCGCCCCCTGCTGCCGGCGGTGCAGCGGCTGAAGTCCGCGGGCATCCCGGTCGGTCTGGTCTACGGGCAGGACGACCATCCGGTGCCGTATTCGCCGATCCATTCCAAATACTGCGTCATCGACGACTCGATCGTCATCGAAGGCAGCTTCAATTGGTACAATACTTCGGTTTTTTCCCACGATCTCGTGGTCGTGGTCAACAGCCGGGACGTGGCGCAGCCCTATCTGTTCGAGTTCGAACAAATCCAGCGGTCGTTCAGGGTCTTTTACTAA
- the argH gene encoding argininosuccinate lyase: protein MTNVNTEKLSSARFAEATDAFVEVFTASVTFDQRMAMQDIEGSLAHAAMLKECGILTETEFQDIVRGLTEIGQDILDGRFDWSIKQEDVHMNIEARLTDLIGVAGKKLHTGRSRNDQVATDIRLYLRSEIREITRQLTRLQTAVLDQAERHADTIMPGFTHLQVAQPITFGHHLMAWFEMLARDRERLQDCNKRLNVMPLGAAALAGTSYPIDRELTAELLGFSRPSANSLDSVSDRDFAIEFTATASLIMMHLSRFSEELILWSSAQFDFIDIPDAFCTGSSIMPQKKNPDVPELVRGKAGRVTGHLVSLLMLMKSQPLAYNKDNQEDKEPLFDTVDTLINCLRAYADMVPRIGAKKDRMYQAAKRGFATATDLADYLVRKGMAFRDAHEAVGLAVRLGIDTGRDLSELTLAELQAFSPLIEADVFDSLTLEGSVSARSHVGGTAPDTVRKAVRAARQALA, encoded by the coding sequence ATGACCAACGTCAACACCGAAAAACTTTCCAGCGCCCGTTTTGCCGAAGCCACCGACGCGTTCGTCGAAGTCTTTACCGCGTCGGTCACGTTCGATCAGCGCATGGCGATGCAGGACATCGAAGGCTCGCTGGCGCACGCGGCCATGCTGAAAGAGTGCGGCATCCTGACCGAAACCGAGTTTCAGGACATTGTCCGGGGGCTCACCGAAATCGGACAGGACATCCTGGACGGCCGTTTCGACTGGTCGATCAAACAGGAAGACGTGCACATGAACATCGAAGCCCGGCTGACCGACCTGATCGGCGTGGCCGGCAAGAAGCTGCACACCGGCCGCTCCCGCAACGATCAGGTGGCGACCGACATCCGGCTCTACCTGCGCAGCGAAATCCGGGAAATCACCCGGCAACTGACGCGTCTGCAAACCGCCGTTCTGGATCAGGCGGAACGGCACGCCGACACGATCATGCCCGGCTTTACCCATTTGCAGGTGGCGCAGCCGATCACCTTCGGCCACCATCTGATGGCCTGGTTCGAAATGCTCGCCCGCGACCGGGAACGGCTTCAGGACTGCAACAAACGGCTCAACGTGATGCCCCTCGGCGCCGCCGCGCTGGCCGGCACCAGCTATCCGATCGACCGCGAATTGACCGCCGAACTGCTCGGTTTCAGCCGCCCTTCGGCGAATTCGCTCGACTCGGTCAGCGACCGCGATTTCGCCATCGAATTTACCGCCACCGCCAGCCTGATCATGATGCACCTGTCGCGTTTTTCGGAAGAGCTGATTCTGTGGTCGAGCGCCCAGTTCGACTTCATCGACATTCCCGACGCCTTCTGCACCGGTTCGTCGATCATGCCGCAAAAGAAAAATCCGGACGTGCCCGAACTGGTGCGCGGCAAGGCCGGGCGGGTCACCGGACATCTGGTGTCGCTGCTGATGCTGATGAAAAGCCAGCCTCTGGCCTACAACAAAGACAATCAGGAAGACAAGGAGCCCCTTTTCGATACCGTCGACACGCTGATCAATTGCCTGCGCGCCTATGCCGACATGGTGCCACGCATCGGCGCGAAAAAAGACCGGATGTATCAGGCCGCCAAACGCGGCTTTGCCACCGCCACCGATCTGGCGGATTATCTGGTCCGCAAGGGCATGGCCTTCCGCGACGCGCACGAAGCGGTCGGTCTGGCGGTTCGACTGGGAATCGACACCGGCCGCGATTTATCGGAGCTCACCCTGGCCGAACTGCAAGCGTTTTCTCCGCTGATCGAAGCCGACGTGTTCGACTCGCTGACGCTGGAAGGCTCGGTCTCGGCCCGCAGCCATGTCGGCGGCACGGCGCCCGATACGGTCAGAAAAGCCGTCCGGGCGGCGCGGCAGGCCCTGGCGTAG
- a CDS encoding TIGR01458 family HAD-type hydrolase, with the protein MADLSSIRGFLCDLDGVLYVGRNVIDGARAAITEIKRRGYRCRFITNTSTLSRASLHDKLTGLGFDIAGHEIISAPQAALIHLRQLGDPVCHWVLSEDVKQDFRHLRQADDKADVVVIGDIGEAWSYSLLNKVFNLLMNGAELIAIHKNRFWQTEHGLQMDIGAFVSALEYASRKQATVIGKPSPAFFRAALSEMDLPPENVAIIGDDVDSDIGGGQTAGLTGILVKTGKYRKAYVDDSPIVPDLTIASIADLPGHLPG; encoded by the coding sequence ATGGCAGATCTATCTTCAATTCGTGGCTTTCTGTGCGATCTCGACGGCGTTCTCTACGTCGGCCGAAACGTGATCGACGGCGCCAGGGCGGCCATTACCGAGATAAAACGCCGGGGCTACCGCTGCCGTTTCATTACCAACACCAGCACGTTGTCCCGCGCTTCGCTGCACGATAAACTGACCGGCCTGGGATTCGATATTGCCGGGCACGAAATCATCAGTGCTCCCCAGGCGGCTTTGATCCATCTTCGGCAACTCGGTGACCCGGTCTGCCATTGGGTGCTGTCGGAGGACGTCAAACAGGATTTCCGGCATTTGCGGCAAGCGGACGACAAGGCCGACGTCGTCGTTATCGGCGACATCGGCGAGGCGTGGTCTTATTCGCTGCTGAATAAGGTTTTCAACTTGCTGATGAACGGAGCCGAGCTGATCGCCATCCATAAAAACCGCTTCTGGCAGACCGAACACGGTCTGCAAATGGACATTGGCGCCTTCGTCAGCGCTCTGGAATACGCCAGCCGGAAACAGGCGACCGTGATCGGCAAGCCTTCGCCTGCCTTTTTCCGGGCGGCTCTGAGCGAAATGGATTTGCCGCCGGAAAACGTGGCCATTATCGGCGACGACGTCGACTCCGATATCGGCGGCGGACAAACCGCAGGTTTGACCGGCATTCTGGTAAAAACCGGCAAATACCGGAAAGCGTATGTTGACGACAGTCCGATCGTGCCCGATCTGACCATTGCTTCCATCGCCGACCTGCCCGGGCATCTGCCGGGCTGA
- a CDS encoding cation:proton antiporter family protein, whose protein sequence is MMELVWVGTAYLIGLIASHLSFPPLVGYLIAGYILHSLGVESAWTLTHLADVGIELLLFTVGLKIRLRSLLRREVLSVGGLHLAFVTGVSGLIFLLLGERSAGGWVLGASLAFSSTVLAIKVLEDNGELSSLHGRDVLSILILQDVVAIALLAVADGRQPSYWAFALLLLPLLRPLAHRLLTVSRADELRLLLGVSLALAGGVSSESVGISPDIGALLMGIMLAAHPQIDDLSDKLWSLKEVFLVAFFLQIGLSDLPNRDQIVQALGLLAVLPLQGIVFFTLFILAGLRARTAFISSLALTTYSEFALITTGAVVKANLLPADWNAVIALAVAGSLAVAAPLNRYSHRLFSWCEPFLIRFEKTSGSGHPDRLPDSIGRAEWLVVGMGRTGISAYQALYRQEKRVVGLDADPTVLESLLAKGKRVIYGDAEDPELWSELPLDRVKGIILTLPEFDARCSATRQLRKRGFQGQIGTICYLPEEKAQLERLGANLMIHPLVEAGNQLARQIVRDRSELPQ, encoded by the coding sequence ATGATGGAATTAGTCTGGGTTGGTACGGCTTATCTCATAGGCCTGATCGCCAGCCATTTGTCCTTTCCTCCTCTGGTGGGCTACTTGATCGCCGGCTATATTCTGCACTCGCTGGGCGTGGAATCGGCATGGACCCTGACTCATCTGGCCGACGTCGGCATCGAGTTGCTGCTGTTCACCGTGGGCTTGAAAATCAGATTGCGTTCGTTGCTGCGCCGGGAAGTTTTAAGCGTAGGCGGCCTGCATTTGGCGTTCGTGACCGGAGTTTCCGGACTGATTTTTCTGCTCCTCGGCGAACGGAGCGCCGGCGGCTGGGTCCTGGGCGCCAGCCTGGCATTTTCCAGCACCGTGCTGGCGATCAAGGTGCTGGAAGACAACGGCGAGCTTTCTTCCTTGCATGGCCGGGACGTACTCAGCATCCTGATTCTTCAGGACGTCGTGGCGATTGCGCTGCTGGCGGTCGCGGACGGCCGACAGCCGTCCTACTGGGCGTTTGCCTTGTTACTGCTTCCGCTGCTGCGCCCCCTGGCCCACCGCCTGCTCACGGTCAGCCGGGCGGACGAATTGAGACTGCTCCTGGGCGTGTCGCTGGCGCTGGCAGGCGGCGTGTCCTCCGAAAGCGTCGGGATTTCCCCCGATATCGGCGCCTTGCTGATGGGCATCATGCTCGCGGCTCATCCACAGATCGACGATCTTTCCGACAAGCTCTGGAGCCTGAAGGAAGTCTTTCTGGTCGCCTTCTTTCTGCAAATCGGCCTATCCGATTTGCCGAACCGCGACCAGATCGTTCAGGCGCTGGGGTTGCTGGCCGTATTGCCGTTGCAGGGCATCGTCTTTTTCACTCTGTTTATCCTGGCCGGCTTGCGCGCCCGCACCGCGTTCATCTCGTCGCTGGCTTTGACGACTTACAGCGAGTTTGCGCTGATCACCACCGGCGCCGTGGTCAAGGCGAATCTTTTGCCCGCCGACTGGAACGCCGTGATCGCCCTGGCGGTCGCCGGATCCCTTGCCGTCGCGGCGCCGTTGAACCGCTATTCCCATCGGTTGTTTTCCTGGTGCGAGCCCTTTTTGATCCGTTTCGAGAAAACATCCGGAAGCGGACATCCCGACCGGTTGCCCGACTCCATCGGCCGCGCCGAATGGTTGGTGGTCGGCATGGGGCGCACCGGAATTTCCGCCTATCAGGCCTTGTATCGGCAGGAAAAACGGGTCGTCGGCCTGGACGCCGATCCGACCGTTCTGGAAAGCCTGCTGGCTAAAGGCAAGCGCGTGATTTACGGCGACGCCGAGGATCCGGAGCTATGGTCGGAGCTGCCGCTGGACCGGGTCAAAGGCATCATTCTTACCCTTCCCGAATTCGACGCCCGCTGCTCGGCGACACGACAACTCAGAAAGCGCGGCTTTCAGGGCCAGATCGGCACCATTTGCTATCTTCCCGAAGAAAAGGCGCAACTGGAGCGATTGGGCGCAAACCTGATGATTCATCCACTGGTCGAGGCAGGAAACCAGTTGGCCCGGCAAATCGTGCGCGATCGTTCGGAATTGCCACAATAA